agctaataagtggtGGAAACAGGATTCCAAGTTAGGCACATGTAGGGTGGACCTTTGGGGAGGCTCTGAGGTCCCCTTGGAGAGAGGTGAGGGAGGGGCAGGGAAAAGCCTTAGATCTGGAGGcaggaagttctgggttcaaatcctgccttggacttCTTGctcactgggcaaatcactcatctccttatgtgtaaaatggggtgaTAATTAATAACTATCTCACAGCCTTGCTGGTGGCAAGTATCCCAAAAAGACACCTTATTAATTTTGGTCCATTTGGAGAGAATGACCACAGATCAAAACAATGGTTTTAGACCTAAGCATCACCGGAAGGCTAGAGGTGGGGCTGCGGGGTCCTCCCTCCTCTGAGATCCCAGGTCCCCTGAAGCCCAtgcagtgggggaggggcagtTAGAGAAGGCTGGTTCCCAGGCTGCTAAGGTTTGGGGTGAGGtggagggagagtgggagaggggaaCATCTGACATCTCCCAGTCCCAGGGCCTTTCTCCAGCTTTGTTGtggacttgctgtgtgaccttgaacaagaaCCTGCTCCTCTCTGTCCCTTCTCTCATCTAGGAAATGAGGagttctctaaggtccttctcagatctgacattctatgttctaagatcacCATTTTTGGGGAGATGGGGAGCTTTGGGGGTGCAAGAGGGGttatccccacccccttcctcctctaGTCCAGGCCATTGACACAGCcctgcttcctcctccccccgCTCCAGCCTCCTTCTGTGTCCCAGGCAGGCCCTGTCTGTGTGGCCTTTTCCTGGGATAGTCTCAAGGCAACATTTGCATCTGCCCACAGACTAATAGAGTCCTGAACTGGGGGTGGCTGCCCCAGCTTCCCGGCtctgattctgttttctcttgtgtgtCACCCTCCcgcctcctttcccttttcatctGTTCCCCTTCCCTggcctcctctcctccccccattccaTCTCCAGGCCTGGTGCCTCCGGAGGCCGCTGGACAGCGCCGCCCGCCACTCTTGAAGTACTAGCTAATTGGGGGAAGAAAGGCCGCGATTGTCTGTCTGCCGGAGCTGGACAGGCCCGCATGGGCTGCTGAAAGGGCCCAGAGGAGGTGCCTGCCTGCCTGTGcccagcagctgctgctgccggAGATGTTTGGGGATTACGTCAGCACtgcagaagagagggaaagagacagagagagagactgagggagACTGCGAGAGCtagacacacagacacgcacatacacacagacagagagagagagatgcacagagagacagaaaggcaggAGAGAGACGGAagcagagccagagccagagagagaggagagccaGCCAGCCAGAGCCTGAAGCTAGCCCCATTCTACGGAGGGGTTCCCTCACCCCGCAAAAGCCTCCCGACAATACTGTCATTGTCAAGTACAAAGGGTTGGTAATTCTTAATGAATAGTCCATGGGGCCTCTTGACTAAATAGTGCGTTCCATGGCCCAAATCTGTCAGCTGGAGGCTTCTCCCACCCTAGCGACTGAGTGAGTGGCACGGCCTGCCGGGAATGCGGCAGGACCTAGGCAGCTGGCAAGAGCGCCCTGGGCACAGAGACTTTAGGGAAACTGCTCTCTGAAATAGGGGAAGCCAGGTCTAGAAAGCCCCTGTCAACCATCTAGTCCAAGACCTCATTCtagagagggagaaactgaggcccagaggggagggacttgcccaaggtcacacagctggttcgTGCCAAGGTCTTTTGACTCCTAGACCAGTGTTCTTGTTTCTATTCTACCTCAGTTCTCAGCCCAAGTTCTGTTCCCTactcttttctgttcctttccctctctttcttctcctcttctttctcctttccattagATTCTATGAGTTTAAACATGGACTCAGACCCATTGatggttttgttggtaataatTATACTGGCACGGTTTATTCTATGGTCCTTTCTTGGGACTTTTGTTGATTATCGATTGGCCCAGAGACAGCCTAGCAAACCCAAGCAGGACTAGACTCCTCTGCAGGCTGGTCTGGGTTTTGACCAGAGA
The DNA window shown above is from Notamacropus eugenii isolate mMacEug1 chromosome 2, mMacEug1.pri_v2, whole genome shotgun sequence and carries:
- the SMIM38 gene encoding small integral membrane protein 38, whose translation is MSLNMDSDPLMVLLVIIILARFILWSFLGTFVDYRLAQRQPSKPKQD